Proteins from a genomic interval of Zingiber officinale cultivar Zhangliang unplaced genomic scaffold, Zo_v1.1 ctg68, whole genome shotgun sequence:
- the LOC122037609 gene encoding 60S ribosomal protein L5, mitochondrial-like, whose product MFRQLYKRISPLTLLQSQLIMMLELLFHYEDVSRQDPLLKPNHANVMEVPGSFEIRLVPTRIQFGKLAMEIPRGQRFIQTGPYFQAGKWFRSNLFLGSEKDTGYVSDFARQSALRGHGMSHFLVRISTVMSMLDSPVEIRENPIKFSMEREFSLFSPELEDSFEIFEHIRGFIVTIVTSANTKDETLPPWSGFLQKDEGETQ is encoded by the coding sequence ATGTTTCGTCAATTATACAAGCGGATTTCACCCTTGACTCTACTACAAAGCCAACTCATCATGATGTTGGAACTCCTTTTTCATTACGAAGATGTATCACGTCAGGATCCGTTGCTCAAACCGAATCACGCCAACGTTATGGAAGTTCCTGGATCGTTTGAAATAAGATTAGTACCAACCAGAATCCAATTTGGAAAATTAGCTATGGAGATTCCGCGCGGTCAGAGATTCATACAGACGGGCCCTTATTTCCAAGCAGGAAAGTGGTTTCGATCCAATCTATTCTTGGGGTCCGAAAAAGACACTGGATATGTCAGTGACTTTGCACGACAAAGCGCTCTCCGAGGGCATGGAATGTCTCATTTTTTGGTCAGAATCTCGACAGTAATGTCTATGTTAGATTCTCCGGTCGAAATACGGGAAAACCCCATAAAATTCTCGATGGAAAGGGAGTTTAGCTTATTCTCCCCGGAACTGGAAGATTCTTTCGAGATCTTCGAGCATATTCGAGGGTTCATTGTGACTATTGTGACTTCGGCCAACACAAAAGATGAGACTTTACCACCGTGGAGCGGCTTTTTGCAAAAAGATGAGGGGGAAACTCAGTAA